ttaaagtttaaagtttttaattcaaaagtctttcactcaataaaaaaatttgtatataaaacgaATAATTCACTAATAAGTAAATACATGTTAACTAAGAAAAGCGTATTAGAGTAATGGATGAgtgtttagaaaaaatatttttgcccCCATTAGtgtattttttaatcatttttctcTTAAAGTGCCTTACGTCCGTTTGGTTTTAGTTTGTTACTCACACGattttgatttggaaaaaaatcaatttttgtaaatgaattttaaaaatctaaaaatttaacatttttactaaattaattttttttaatacgagctaaagaataaaaaaacaactaggCACAATCATATTTTACCATCAACAATTGTTTAATCATTTTTACAGaaatttgataataaagtcataaatgcaaaattttgatataaataaaatataaaattcacaGAGTTTAAGAATTCAGGGACTCGGATAACAGAATCATAGAATCCAACTTTAGGGATTAAAGGAATAActaatttttgaacacaaaatcGCTTGATGAGTTTTCTTTTAATCGTTAGTTCTTTTATAGTGTCGCCATTGAAAATTGACGGTAATAAATGCAACTTATAGCCTTAAGAAGCTTAACATGTTAAATGAATaacgattattatttttagttcagCGAAATAAGTTTTCCTTATTTCAAGTGACTTTTGATAcgcaaaaattttcaaaaatattatttgactaaaaaaaaacatagttagcattttaattaaaatagtaaGAGAGGGCAAAAGCTTCAATTAGGTCAAAAATAACCACTTTGACATTAATGTtactaaaaactttaagatctttgttattttgaatatattcgATGCAGCTAAAGCTATCCTATTGAACTTAAATTGTCTAATTAccatttatataataattattgagTAGTGGTTTCGTTGAAACTAATAGAAatggttgtttttgaaaacattttttgtttttaccaaattacATCGTataccaaaatgaaaaaatataattttttaacaccttgacaaagttataaatttaaattaaaacctgATCTAATAACTCTTGTCTTAtctttaagaattgtttttacaaTTATTCAATACTCGAGCCTTTCTTCAATTTCTATAgctcaaaattatattatggTATTTTAAGAACTTAGAGTTCGGTTCAATGAAAGAAAGTCCTGTTGAATAATTTACTACTTTTATAGCACCCGTTAGGATTTTGgacatttttaacattaaatacaaaaataactggCCAGTTAATATGTCTCAggtttctgagaattttctcagaTGGATTGAATGGATATTAGAAATAGAATCATATAAATTCTGCTCTCAGAGTTCTGACAAACAAAAGTGAACGATTCTGTCTATATCTGAAAATTCGGGATCATCTttgatcttagaaatataaactggccaaatattgaatatttgtaAGTTTTGAGGAGGCaatattttgtcaatttattcagtttATTACATAAATTGTCTACTTAAATAATGTTTAACTtatcataggaagttattgtaatgggcccgatttgtcgaattgaaaatgttggcatttcttgacgtttcaaggttcctagagtcaaaataaaaaatagaaaaatgtctgtacgtccgaacgttcgcgaagttttttcttCGTCGatagctaaagaaccagaagagatatcgacttcaaataaattttgttatatagacaATAATGCAAAAAGGAAAATTTCGTATGTGGTTATTTTACCaaagcactttaaaaaaaaagttaaaattttggttaaccctaaatatctcactaacCAATGACGTTAgaaacttgatttaaatttcttatcatATAtattaacgtgataccaaaccgatatatttttggaaaaaaacaaactgtttttttattaatcaaaaaaactgagaacaaaaattttaccaataaaaaatgattccacctccaaaacaattttgtgtaacgcaaaataaagttttaacatcttgtaaaatttaaaaaaaaaaattgacatttttttataaaaaaaattaaaaaccaaaacaaaaacatcactcaaagttggtaaaaattaaatttcgactcaaatatcttttgaaaactttgagaccttggctttaaactacttttatcttttaaaaaatattgttgtcaacattcattaaaattttgagaaaaatcgaattcacagttttcttacaaaaaatgaaaatcgaaaaaggaaacaatactaagacttggtaaaaatttactttggactcaaatagctttttaaaaattaaaaacattttctacaaattttttgtattcctcagaaaatattggtgtcgatattcagtagctttttttttataaaaatccattagtccgttttttcataaaaaaaataaaatctacaaaaaatagtaagcaaatatggtaaaaattgatgttcggttcttgatacctcccaaattaatttcattcgtccaatttgtaaaaaaattgaaatgctattaaaattggtaaaaaattgttttcgactaaaaatctatttaacaaaactagattttcaaactacactatttctttgtattaaaaatatctattgtaaatttaaaatttttaaggataattgaactgacaaattttgtaagtaacacgaaaacctacaaacttttaagcaagacaaatcgacagacggaatggaaagttatcagtgtgggtcgcatcccagcctcgttTTTCTGTGAACAAATGTCAATTcaacatttattatttgtatttcaatattGTTTGTTCTTAAACAATATGGAGCCTGGTTTGAAAGTCAGTAAATCGAGTTTTCGAGACTGAAACTTTGTCAAGAATAATTAAATCACGAAAAATTCAAGTATTAAACAACGTTCTTCTACAGAAATTTGTGTTTCCTTAGAAGtttcatttaactgaattttggtttaaattaattaaacttgaaaaacaaatgaaaaaattgccagtgttgtaaaacaaatttatcttaAATTGATATAAGTTCTTCATTTCTTATTCCTCTTATAAATTCTTGCCAGCATTACATTAAAccatattttggaaaatattttacttttctttgctttatatgtttttaatttattttagcagaaatcgttttcaaaaaacttcaattattaAGAGATATTTAAGAatacatattaaaattttaatcacattcgataaaatattttttatttcaataatttatttcaatttgagtTTTTATATCATATATAAGAGGAATCAATTTAGAATAATTGCTCACAGCTATTTCTGATATCTGCATGAAAAACAGCTCAAACTACAATACAAAACCTTTATATAAAAGTTACCACCCCATTCTACAACCAATCGATTCCAAACTttcgaaaaacaatttcaattacatAATTTTTCGCATGTTTCGTGTGAAAAACTGTTATTTAAAAGtgttcaaaaagtttgttttacagTGCCAAAAGCGCTGCTGTTATATATTGAACGAGCTGCAATTGTGAATCCCACTTCAAATGCTTAACAATTGATTCTTGATGCTCTTCGAACACGAACCCTTACAGTACAGTTGTCttttacaatatataaaaaaaatactacgatGATGAAGTTgcatttaaagtgtttttttttttatatatgcaCAAGGACTAAGGTTGGGTAGAGCCAAGGAGAGTTGGTTGGTATTGGCTTTAGGATTAGATGAGGTGGCAGGCACTTGCCACTTGGCACATAAAACTTCCagaatttaaatgcaaaatcatTGTCGCGCTAGCAGCTTTTAAGTATACAATTAAATATAGTGACGATGAAGGGCTTTATTGTTTGTCCTTAATTCACTATATACGTCCTTCGGGATCtgtttgtgtaattttttttttgttttgttctgtaatTTTACATTATAATCACGTTTCggttaatatatttttctttaattaaagtTAAAGCATCGCATAAAATCTTTATGAAATATTACCCAATATACTGCCAGATGGAAATATTAAATCGTTTACAttttgtactttaaaaaaaaatgtcctttaatAGAAAAGAATGAAGAGaaacaaatgaaatatttttaaaacatctagaaaattttaaataattggtaTGTCCCTTTATTCTTTCTCCGAATGAACAGCTTCTAGACTTCAGACCTTCATATATTAATCTTCCTCGTGGACTACATAactaaaatgtacaaaatattatgtttatttgtattcattttaagtcctccatttttttttctttgtgtcaCGAACCATTTACTTCCTACAACCTTCTCACTGTCGTAGATTGTTTTAAATTCCAGAAGACTTTAATAGAAAAAGAAGGAGTCTATATtaccaaggtttttttttttattttacaataagaaTATAATCTGTGATGCAGTAAAATTCTAAACTGTTtacgtaattttgtttttatccttttttatcTAATATTTCTATATATACTTTTCTATCGTATCGTCCTTCCTACATCATAACCTTCAGATCAAAGAGTTGGAACGTGAACGTAATCTTATTCTTGATGGCAAGACTGATGCCATACCTGAAGAATTGTCAGCTGATCCAATATTTGTTGTCAACAAAAGAGCAAACATTGAAATTGTCAAGCGTCGTGCTAAGGTTTGTACCTACCTAGATATACCTTTTATCTTACCCAGGACATTATATATACACACAGTTGTCTTATAAGGACTTTGTCTCGTATACCTTTAAACACCTACAAaactttcttgaaaaaaaaaacattctcgTAAATAAACACAGGAAACAAGATTCGTTTAAATAAACATCACACTTTTTTCCTTTATccttttcttaagaaaaaagcaCAAATATCCTTAACACAATCGAGACCCCCTTCCTTAAAGTTATGTCTTAGCTCTAAGAGAACttttattgtttaacttttttctttttttattttgttgctgttggtTCTTTCTGCAGCTCAAAACCAACCGTGAGAAAAATGCAGAACGCCTGTTGCGCCAGGGATTGAAATGGGAGCGTGAAAGATTACGGCACGAGGAACAGCAAAGACAAAAGCAAATGAAAATGGAGAGGATAAAGAAAGAACAGAAAGAACTCGAAAAGCGATACCAAGCAGAAGATGCACAACGTGGTTTGGATTTGTTGAGGTACGTTACGTATGCGACTGTTGGTATTTTCAAAACGCGCCAAATCTCATTACATAACATTACAAATGTAAATGCTCCACCGCAACAATATTTAAACTGCAAACTTGAATAAGTTTAAAGGTCACTACACCAAAAACGCCAACgcagaattcaaaacaaagtcaGTCTAAAGTGCAAAAAGTTCCCAGTTTATCTTGTGTAATCATCTGTCTTTCCATTTTACATCCCAAAACCCCCTTTGCAACAATACGTCTGACATTGAGTCAAACCGGAAATAGGATATATCTACTTTAGCAGATCCCCAAACAGACCGTCTGTCTATCCCATAAATGGTTTTTTGTGGTTTggaaggattaaaaaaaaaatatggtcaaTGACCAAAGTCTATTGTGACGCATTTACATCAAATTGAACGTAGGACGGATTGACAGTAAATGATAAAAACTGACGTCACTACAATCgttttgtcattttgttttatagtgGCGATATATAATACGGCTTTTCAGTTAGTGAATGATAATCACATTAGTTATAGTCTGACTCTTTAGTGACTTTCAATCAACTTTTCGGCTTTGTTACATAAGGTGATTCATTTCGATTTAATTCAGTTGTACAATTTCAAATGAGAACTGTCGAAATAATGTGACATTTAGAAGTGACCAAATTCTAATAATCAAATTTACCCCTTTGTAAAATGTTAGtacttttataatttcttttgaaaagcaGTGTAAAAATATCAGGTATGtaattataatgtttttgtGATGCTTATTGTGAGTTTGCTGCACACTCTCCTTTCAGTTTATCTTGTGTAATGTCACATATTGCAGTGATTCTGGCTATATCATGCCTGGGTTTGCAAAGAAGTTCGAAAGAATGGCTTTTGTTGTAATTTGGCTTTAACTTCCTGGATATGGCACAATTAGTTAGACTATTTAACGTGCGGTTGGATTCagtcagaaaaaataaaatgttttctttcaaaGCTCCAAGAGAAATATTCGCCCTCTCCGCAAGTGAAAAATGGAGGACTGATATTTGCCGGGCTAACTTATaagcccgttcatttccatGAACGCCACTATGACATTGCATCCAAATAAAAGTGACAATGAGGTTGATATTGAGACTGGATTGTTCATTCCGACATTGTTGGACCAGTATAAAGGATGTTGTGAACAAATTGATAGTCATAATAGCCGCCtggtagtagtacccgtagcgtgatggttagtgcgttggacagtcatgcaaagggtctttggttcaatctctgcctgtgccacctaactttttcacgggtactgcctcttgcgaggaattaagagtaattcttgtcatgaaaaagtgctttctcaaactagccatttgaattcggcatataaactgaaggtcccttccatctctgacaacattactcgcactgagaaatggttgagagttgtaagtcactaagtcCTGGTTTTTCAAGGACTGTTGCaccatcttatttatttattttaatagctGCCGGGCTGTCAGTTCAGATTGCGGTATTTCAATCttgttttaagtttgatttgagTATTTTCCCAATCCTTTCTGATTATAAAgatgactttaaaatctttaccGAGTACTGGCAGGAATGCAGTAGTCGTTGTATGTCgcaaaaagataaatttgttagtgTTGCCATGCTCATAGGGTCTAGAAAACCAATTCTTTAAGCCTTAGCTCGCTGCACGATACTAAAAGTTGAATGTGTAGTTCTACTCTTAGGAGGTACAGAATAAGATTTTAGACATCTCTTTGGAAGGAACGAAGGGTCCCTGTAAAGTCGGAACTAGCTATTGAACCTTCCTTTGTTTCACGATATTGTAGTTTTTGTTCAGCACGGACCACCGCACAATTGATCAATATGACAAAATAGGACTTACAACGGCTGTGTACATCCACAAAAACATCTTGGGTTTAACGACTTTCTTAACCCGTTCTTCAAACTTTCCAGTCTAGTTTGGGATCTAGAATGACTCCTTTATATTTTACCCTGGAGGATAAAGAAAGAATTTGAACGCAAGTATTCATCAATCAATTCAGTTTTACACTAATTAACACCTTGTCCACTTTTATCAAATTAGCGTCTGTTACATAATTCTAACAACGGTTAGAGCGTGAGCTAAGACTAAAACCCACTTAAGTACATAATACTTTGTACAAATCAATTCAAGTCAATTTTGGTCGGTGTGCATGGTGCATtcccaaaaaatgtatatgagtttagaaaaacatctcaatttcatttaagaaaaaacggattattaacttcaaaaacatataaaaatgttaactcaaagaaataataaaaaatacaaaaattgtagaaaatacatatatggCATATTTACTAGTATCATCACAGTTTTcggtattatttatttttcattattttcaaatttaagatttCTTAATGTTAAACGAAAtcaaattcttcaatttttatctCTATTAAATTTACAGAATAAATGATACCGAATGGCAAGAATGTGAACAAAATCTGCGTGAATTCCTCGAAAACGAACGAAGTAAAATGAAAGAAAGGTCACTTCGAATATCGAAACAATTTACTACTGATCCGCTGGATATCCAGAATATTGTTCGGGCTAGGTAAGTAACAATAACTGATAAATTTTTGTCTCTGTTTATAATTtaagaatcttttaaaaatcccTTAAAATTTCAGAAGGAAATTCCGTGAAACAGAAAAGAGAATTCGTCTTCAGTTGGAACGATCACAAAGTGATAAATCTCAGCATTCTGTACGAAacgtaaaatttatatttttcgccttattttttaaaacgtcaATTTGACTGTCAAATAATCTTCGTTTTTTGACATAAACATTGATTTGCTAGCATTAAGTTTTCATGGTTCCAAAAGTTCtgtcagtaaattttttttagcaaaCTCTTTTGACTGTCAACCTTACACATTTAGTGTCAGttcgacttaatttttttaatttcgagtTTTCAAACTTTGACTATTGCAGAAAGCGTTTAATAACTTGAGACAGTGTTTACATTAGTAAGGCGacttattttgatgttttattattttatgtcatTCATATTTGGTACTTAGAAAGAGATTAGAAAACtaagcaataatattttaatgaataagGTCCAGCAAGATAAAacgataaattttcaaaataagtcacCTCTAGAGTTTAATGTGAATACTgtcataatatatttttaacaaaatgacgTTTTTTAAAAGAGTAAAATTCACAAGCCTTCTGAGcattaatatgttttttctttagctTGGTAGTAACGCAGCCATGTTGGTGTCAGCTGTGGATACATTGGTATCTTCTCTCCAAAAACTATCTCCCGAAGAAGAAGAATCTCATGTGTCCGTCTATTTGGGTGATGATGACGCATCAGAAATACCAAGCAGTACTGAAGCCAGCTTGCAAACTCTGACTTCAACTCcaaatataaaagaagaaaaacaacaagaaatggAATCACAAATGGATTCCGATGTTAAGAAAGGACACTTAGTCACAAGTTCACAGTATGCTAATCTTCGATACGATGATTTACAAATTGCTAAACTTCGTGAAGCAACtgtaagttatataaaatacatatttttgataaatttaataatgatATCCAATATTTTCCAATGCTTACAGAATATTCGAGAACTCTATAAAATAGCTGAAAAGATAATTATTGGTGAAGTTGAGGAATTGATGGGAACCGAAGAAGTTGAAATTGAAGAGGAGGACAATGACGATTAGTGATGATTATGATAATAAGCTCGTCGTTAAAATCCACTCGAACGGGTGGTGTTCTGATAAATATGATATTTTGCACAttgctaaaataaatttaattatttttgcaataaaaattttatcatattatAATCGCAATGGTTTATCGATATTTTGTGTTGAGCTAACACTTTAACGGAGATATAATAATATAACTAATACTCGTACCAACTTCTAATAAACCACTCGTCGAAAGGATTATTTGGTTTTGATTGCAatttaatatgattttaaagATAAGAACGTGCTTTTAGTGTTGATTTTTGTATgataacagaaaataattttgaataagtaCGCAAacgaaattttgtgttctttttttaacaaaaataaacatttaccTATGACGGTGACGGTGACGGTAACGTCATAATGACAAACAGTGTTTAATAAGGTATAACATGTAATGTTAGATTTTATTTCATCACATTTTTATCCATTCACATCTCAGAAAAGTGCAtacattttatgtttaaaaattactaaaataaaataaataaattaggtcaacagtccatgaagaacgaGGGCCtatagtaacttacaactctcaacaattcctgcgtgcgagtaatgttgtcagatatggaagggacctatagtttatatgccgaatccgaacggctaatttgagcaAGCACCTCTtcacgacaagaattactcttggaggatttgtcaattcctcgccgCGAAAAAAGTTAggttgcacaggcagggattgaacccagggcacaaaaaaaagaggctaggatgcgacccacactgataacttcagatcccgtctgtcgatttgtcttgcttaaaagattgtctctatgtactcgtattaatttttaccaaattttcgtactattttttgtagattttattttttatgaaaaaacggactgttggatttttatataaaaattactgaatatcgaaaacaatgttttctgtaaaataaaattagtttgaaaccaatgtttttaatttttgaaaagatatttgagtcgaaaatcaatttttaccaacttttgttaaattttatttaggtatttaattttttgtacaaaaactgttgattcgttttttttttcaaaattttactgaatgttaaaaacaatactttttgaaagataaaagtattttaaagagaatatctcaaagttttaaaaagataattgagtcaaaaatgaatttttaccaacttttatacatttttgtaggtttttattttttgtaaaataaactgtcaattcgattttttttttaaatttatccttatgttgaaaacaatatttcttataagtaaaaattaattagaagctattatctcaaatttttgaaaagatatttgactcgaaaataatttcttaccaacttttgttaactttttttaggtttttattttttggaaaaaaaactgtcaatttgatttttctcaaaattttatcaaatgtcaaaagcacaaaaaattgttttttagatgaaatcatattttagtcgtaaaattttggaggtcacaaatttttttttcagtttttttggtttattaaaaaaaaccgttagatttttttcaaaaaatatacttctttgatatcatgttacaatatattatttaaaatttaattcaagtctctagcgtttttggttcgtaagatatttagggttatccaaaCTGGTTAGGGTTTTCAAACTGCtacggtaaaaaaaccacctacgcaattttcttgagagccctttatacgtacggacgtacatacgcacgcacagacatctttctaaaaatcttttatttcgactttagggaccttgaaacgtcgagaaatgtcaaaattttcaatttgacaaatcggacccattacaataacttcctatgggatgttaaaaatataggtaactatatttttttaataaataactatatttttcaattagtaACAGAAATAATAATCATTACTGGGTGAGATTTTAGTGTTGAAACCGAAATCACGATATTTATTTCTGACGCACTGTCTTCCCGAGCATTGGCAAATATAAGGATTTCCAGTAGGAGGATTCATttcgatattaaaataaaactagtaTTATTTTGAGGGATATCaatcaatgtttattttttgaagaagaaagatAGGTGATTAATAATTGAAAGATATGAGCCAATTGGCAAAAACAGTTATGGTGAAGAAACGTCACGATTTCCATCTTGATTCGTTTGTGGACCGTTCACACACCTTTATCTTTTACGtagttcaaaagaaaaaagtttaatcACGAGATCTTGGTTTCAGATTGTAATCACCTTTTTGACAAATAACACAaccattaaattttgattatagccgtgttttttggtattccatagatagtacagtgagaaattgccaaaaaaacgatccgcagtagtccAGTTTTTCTATTTGAAAGTTGTTACAATTCAatatttgccaaaaaaaattatcaaaaaattccaaaacaaatagGGAAATTCCGACCAGGGGTGAAATCGAGAAAGctgattttaaaagttaaatatcaaaatcaagaaaatacgtctgtgtaaggtgacttcaagaagggggtttgttcgtagactactacattaacatgtgctgttgaagcgagcttgaagctcgccttaaatctttatttaccagaatcgagttgaaatgagcttgattccccgaccggaatcgaatCAAAATTTATGATGAAAAACCTGTAAGGAGTAGGTTCTACAAAGACAacattgcacatggagtaggtagcatattcttatacggtgctgaactatttagttcttcattgtttcacacgaatcaaactatctcacttgcacttcataagaaacagaAACcccatttgcatttttgaaagtgcagtcaaactaaatcatttttaaatcttcttatgCGGTGGAAACAACACAATGATTTATtgaatctaaactgagataaacctttggtggaaacatagcaaaacttaattatcttttctattgttttttcttgctaAATAAGCCAATTTAGTCcatgtttattaacaaaactaaataatatcaacagtaac
This window of the Eupeodes corollae chromosome 3, idEupCoro1.1, whole genome shotgun sequence genome carries:
- the LOC129948847 gene encoding trichohyalin isoform X2 → MTGLPVFGDLRVRNRSVDEISAYGDGTMNVWQTLEVISGNNLRKKYHYDGYNDVENVLRTFTTSSHRRDSYVDKVNSPDDSNGNDYGASGERGKSTKTDQVNSVGTHGTKNINPEGGGRKKRGGRGKFVKTKKKISKLPPLPGIPAEEGEMVVLSLDCTDLVKCSFNLPRISAKLERLMGTNVVRLTDRKYMRELRQRIDEDYRMQLSNRIKNREIKELERERNLILDGKTDAIPEELSADPIFVVNKRANIEIVKRRAKLKTNREKNAERLLRQGLKWERERLRHEEQQRQKQMKMERIKKEQKELEKRYQAEDAQRGLDLLRINDTEWQECEQNLREFLENERSKMKERSLRISKQFTTDPLDIQNIVRARRKFRETEKRIRLQLERSQSDKSQHSLGSNAAMLVSAVDTLVSSLQKLSPEEEESHVSVYLGDDDASEIPSSTEASLQTLTSTPNIKEEKQQEMESQMDSDVKKGHLVTSSQYANLRYDDLQIAKLREATNIRELYKIAEKIIIGEVEELMGTEEVEIEEEDNDD
- the LOC129948847 gene encoding trichohyalin isoform X3 is translated as MALIAFSERIGYDGTHKLKFRKSKGFRGINLLLEPSPKKWWEDSDALVAFNLPRISAKLERLMGTNVVRLTDRKYMRELRQRIDEDYRMQLSNRIKNREIKELERERNLILDGKTDAIPEELSADPIFVVNKRANIEIVKRRAKLKTNREKNAERLLRQGLKWERERLRHEEQQRQKQMKMERIKKEQKELEKRYQAEDAQRGLDLLRINDTEWQECEQNLREFLENERSKMKERSLRISKQFTTDPLDIQNIVRARRKFRETEKRIRLQLERSQSDKSQHSVRNLGSNAAMLVSAVDTLVSSLQKLSPEEEESHVSVYLGDDDASEIPSSTEASLQTLTSTPNIKEEKQQEMESQMDSDVKKGHLVTSSQYANLRYDDLQIAKLREATNIRELYKIAEKIIIGEVEELMGTEEVEIEEEDNDD
- the LOC129948847 gene encoding trichohyalin isoform X1 produces the protein MTGLPVFGDLRVRNRSVDEISAYGDGTMNVWQTLEVISGNNLRKKYHYDGYNDVENVLRTFTTSSHRRDSYVDKVNSPDDSNGNDYGASGERGKSTKTDQVNSVGTHGTKNINPEGGGRKKRGGRGKFVKTKKKISKLPPLPGIPAEEGEMVVLSLDCTDLVKCSFNLPRISAKLERLMGTNVVRLTDRKYMRELRQRIDEDYRMQLSNRIKNREIKELERERNLILDGKTDAIPEELSADPIFVVNKRANIEIVKRRAKLKTNREKNAERLLRQGLKWERERLRHEEQQRQKQMKMERIKKEQKELEKRYQAEDAQRGLDLLRINDTEWQECEQNLREFLENERSKMKERSLRISKQFTTDPLDIQNIVRARRKFRETEKRIRLQLERSQSDKSQHSVRNLGSNAAMLVSAVDTLVSSLQKLSPEEEESHVSVYLGDDDASEIPSSTEASLQTLTSTPNIKEEKQQEMESQMDSDVKKGHLVTSSQYANLRYDDLQIAKLREATNIRELYKIAEKIIIGEVEELMGTEEVEIEEEDNDD